One Ktedonobacteraceae bacterium DNA segment encodes these proteins:
- the hydA gene encoding dihydropyrimidinase has translation MRTLITNGHIVTATGDFQGDILIDDEQITAVASPGTFSALQTDTVLDAQGKYVFPGAIDVHTHMELPLPTTVASDDFETGTIAAACGGTTTILDFANQQRGHSLAEALEAWHHKADGKAVIDYGFHMTITDLAAAPEEAMDEMVAAGLTTFKLLMAYPNTFMVDDETIYRVLRRSARLGGLVMVHAENGIVIDLIVREAVAAGHTAPVYHALTRPGILEGEAAQRAITLATLAESPLYVVHVSCAHSLRAVAAAREKGLPVWGETCPQYLFLNDSCYAAPGFEGAKYVCTPPMRSLADNEALWLGLQRRELSVVSTDHAPFNFHGQKELGLHDFTKIPNGLPGVEHRVMLLYQGVREGKLNLQHFVDLVSTMPAKLFGLFPRKGTIAPGSDADLLIFDPEKTLTISVKNQHQRVDYNPYEGMHVQGVPDTVLLRGRLIVRDGQYVGGKGGGQFLARKTFTEP, from the coding sequence ATGCGCACGCTTATCACCAATGGTCATATCGTCACTGCAACCGGTGATTTTCAAGGTGATATCCTCATCGATGACGAGCAAATCACGGCAGTAGCTTCGCCGGGGACTTTCTCGGCCCTGCAAACTGATACAGTGCTTGATGCGCAGGGCAAGTATGTATTTCCCGGCGCTATCGATGTGCATACGCATATGGAGCTGCCGCTTCCCACGACGGTCGCAAGCGATGACTTCGAGACCGGCACTATCGCCGCCGCCTGTGGTGGCACCACCACTATCCTCGATTTCGCCAACCAGCAGCGCGGGCATAGCCTGGCCGAAGCCCTTGAAGCCTGGCATCACAAAGCTGATGGCAAAGCTGTGATCGATTATGGCTTTCACATGACAATTACCGATCTCGCTGCTGCCCCTGAAGAAGCAATGGATGAGATGGTTGCGGCTGGCCTGACTACCTTTAAGCTGCTGATGGCTTATCCAAACACTTTCATGGTCGATGACGAGACGATCTATCGCGTATTGCGCCGTTCAGCCCGGCTGGGCGGGTTAGTGATGGTACACGCGGAGAACGGTATCGTGATTGATCTGATAGTCAGGGAGGCTGTTGCGGCAGGTCATACCGCGCCGGTATATCATGCGCTGACCCGACCCGGCATTCTGGAGGGTGAGGCTGCCCAGCGCGCCATAACGCTGGCAACACTGGCGGAATCGCCTCTTTACGTGGTACATGTCAGTTGCGCGCACTCCTTGCGTGCCGTGGCTGCCGCGCGGGAAAAAGGCTTGCCGGTCTGGGGTGAGACATGCCCGCAATATCTCTTTCTCAATGATAGCTGTTATGCAGCCCCCGGTTTTGAGGGCGCGAAGTATGTTTGCACGCCGCCCATGCGCAGTCTTGCCGATAATGAGGCGCTCTGGCTGGGCCTGCAGCGTCGCGAACTCTCGGTTGTTTCAACAGATCACGCTCCATTCAACTTTCATGGTCAAAAAGAACTTGGTCTGCACGATTTCACGAAGATACCCAATGGTCTGCCGGGGGTAGAGCATCGCGTCATGTTGCTCTACCAGGGTGTGCGCGAGGGGAAACTCAATTTGCAACACTTCGTTGACCTGGTTTCGACCATGCCCGCCAAACTCTTCGGCCTTTTCCCGCGCAAGGGTACGATTGCTCCCGGCAGTGATGCCGACCTGCTGATCTTCGACCCCGAAAAAACGCTGACCATCAGCGTCAAAAACCAGCACCAGCGTGTCGATTACAATCCCTACGAAGGCATGCATGTGCAGGGCGTACCCGATACGGTGCTGCTGCGTGGCAGGCTAATTGTGCGGGATGGCCAGTACGTTGGTGGCAAGGGCGGGGGCCAGTTTTTGGCCCGCAAGACGTTTACCGAGCCTTGA
- a CDS encoding glucose 1-dehydrogenase, with the protein MRLSNKVVIITGSASGMGKAAAELFAREGAGVVVTDISAEMGESTVRGIRDAGGTAIFVRANVAVEDEVKHMVSTAIDEFGRVDVLYNNAGIMPEDDGSVTDLSEATWDRILDVNLKSAFLCSKYVIPHMMKQEKGSIINIASFVAFMGCTVPQDAYTASKGGLLSLTKSFAVQYGRYGIRCNAICPGPIETPLLRTLWTSEEARNLRLNRIPLGRFGEPNDIIYMALYLASDESSWTTGAWLIIDGGISSNYF; encoded by the coding sequence ATGAGATTATCCAACAAAGTAGTCATCATTACCGGTTCGGCCAGTGGCATGGGCAAGGCAGCCGCGGAACTCTTCGCGCGCGAAGGCGCGGGCGTTGTGGTGACGGATATCAGCGCGGAAATGGGCGAGTCAACCGTCAGGGGCATACGCGACGCCGGCGGCACGGCCATTTTCGTGCGGGCGAACGTAGCAGTTGAAGATGAGGTGAAGCATATGGTCAGCACGGCTATCGATGAATTTGGCCGTGTGGATGTACTCTATAACAACGCGGGTATTATGCCGGAAGATGATGGCAGCGTGACTGACCTCAGTGAAGCCACATGGGACCGGATTCTGGATGTGAACCTCAAAAGCGCATTCCTGTGTTCCAAGTACGTTATTCCCCATATGATGAAGCAGGAAAAGGGGTCAATCATCAATATTGCCTCGTTTGTTGCATTCATGGGCTGTACGGTGCCACAGGATGCTTATACCGCATCCAAGGGGGGTCTGCTTTCACTGACGAAGTCTTTCGCTGTTCAATATGGGCGCTACGGAATTCGTTGCAATGCCATCTGTCCCGGCCCTATCGAGACTCCCCTGCTGCGCACGCTCTGGACAAGTGAAGAGGCACGCAACCTGCGCCTGAACCGTATTCCCCTGGGACGTTTTGGCGAGCCCAACGATATCATCTACATGGCACTGTACCTGGCCTCGGATGAGTCATCCTGGACGACAGGGGCCTGGTTGATTATCGATGGCGGGATCTCGTCGAATTACTTTTAG
- the menA gene encoding 1,4-dihydroxy-2-naphthoate octaprenyltransferase has protein sequence MEQFPTTDSKKRFPSWRVWLKTSRPFSLTASVSPVLVGTAVAAYEGVFHIVPFLLALFASLFLQIGTNYFNEYFDYSYGLDHPGSLGSMTVIFRNEMTEKQVQAGGVTCFVLAALLGLGLALLVGPLILLFGLVGIVIAYFYSARPLKFASRGLGDILVYIAMGFLMTWGAYYVQIPQWSWRAFAASVPVGFLVTAILNMNNMRDYADDLAVQKRTLPVRFGQRFGQIFHAVLLIGCYVAVTIFALTGILPLFSLLVWITFPLAFSNVRSVLTATERRAFITGIKRTAMLHFQFGAVFALAIVLAIIHLP, from the coding sequence ATGGAACAATTTCCTACAACTGATTCTAAGAAACGCTTTCCATCCTGGAGGGTGTGGCTTAAAACCAGTCGTCCCTTTTCATTGACGGCCTCGGTGAGTCCTGTGCTGGTGGGAACGGCGGTGGCCGCTTACGAGGGAGTATTCCATATCGTGCCGTTCCTGCTGGCGTTGTTCGCATCGCTGTTCCTGCAAATTGGAACGAACTATTTTAACGAATATTTTGACTACAGCTATGGGCTTGACCATCCAGGCTCGCTGGGATCAATGACGGTGATCTTCCGCAATGAGATGACGGAGAAGCAGGTGCAGGCCGGAGGTGTCACCTGTTTTGTTCTCGCCGCGCTATTGGGCCTGGGATTGGCCTTGCTGGTAGGGCCATTGATCCTCTTATTCGGGCTGGTAGGCATAGTGATAGCCTACTTCTACAGTGCCCGGCCGCTCAAATTCGCCAGCCGTGGTCTTGGCGATATTCTGGTGTATATAGCGATGGGCTTCTTGATGACCTGGGGCGCGTATTACGTACAGATTCCGCAGTGGTCATGGCGAGCGTTTGCGGCAAGCGTGCCGGTAGGTTTTCTGGTGACGGCCATACTCAACATGAACAACATGCGCGACTATGCGGATGACCTGGCAGTGCAGAAACGCACGCTGCCGGTACGCTTTGGTCAGCGCTTCGGGCAAATCTTCCACGCAGTACTGTTGATTGGCTGCTATGTCGCCGTAACGATTTTTGCCTTAACCGGCATCCTACCACTTTTTAGCCTGCTGGTCTGGATTACATTTCCCCTGGCATTCTCCAATGTACGCTCGGTACTCACTGCAACGGAACGTAGAGCTTTTATTACCGGTATTAAGCGAACGGCCATGTTGCACTTCCAGTTTGGGGCCGTGTTCGCGCTGGCAATAGTGCTCGCAATAATACACTTACCCTAG
- a CDS encoding glutamine amidotransferase, translating to MMLTFEQPWLLLLLLPIGILVFLTWRNMSLPFPRRQQILILVCRLALFVLVISALAGAAFSMPVSRQAVVFVGDISDSTTSQRAFIEQWITNALQHKSTDDQVGIVAVGRNALVEQSVGSQVDFSHFESTPDTNFTDLAAGLRLAAAILPTDSMRRIVLLTDGQQNLGDALQEAQLLQQEGIRLDIVPLPTSTGSEARINGLNAPGELQVNERFLLHVNLFSTVAQHATLRLYLDQTLLTTETIDMVAGQQEVSFSLSAPPPGFHTFRVTLAAPLDTIPQNNVASTFVNVQGPPRVLVIEGQPGEGHNIVAALQATKINVTLGTPNDVPVTLDGLAGYSAVVLADVPAVELGTARMQVLQAFVRDLGRGLVVSGGENSYGVGGYAGTPLEETLPVSMEIPQHKDTPSIAVVLIVESLENDAEINISKVAAKGVISLLTPRDQVGVSDAYGSLVVPMQHVTNPAAIDKTIDAMSPDDPPSYMPDLTNAEQVLLHTNAKIKHVILLGDGDAYDNYFAQVTKMAKEGITVSTVETNASSFADFNTMQQIAAWGKGRFYRADNPATIPQILLKETQQAARRAIVQEPFLPAIVGANPILTGLGNLPMLNGYVATTPKPAAQLVLISDQDDPVLAAWQYGLGRVVAWTSDALGQWTANWLRWNNAARWWANLVTWTLPSAQSALDVNTQVVGGTGQITVDLPSGSTAGTGGNAQVSATIINPDLSKSTVTLQPAAPLRWQGNFPAEQVGAYLLQVTWKSQGGSQLASTTGLVVPYSPEYLNTGTNRAFLAQLAAADGGNLLGPTDYTAAFANNLQPVSAAVPIVFWLLALAALLLPVDIALRRLSSLEFLVISWQWLIAHLSLHRSRLALQDVSETAGNALLGTIRTSRQERQNRATSFKPQSPPIQVKQQMSNIPRQSQSKPAIEKTPKSPVKTETSEEQQDTPVASKLLEAKRQREQAKTKKTE from the coding sequence ATGATGCTGACCTTTGAACAGCCCTGGCTGTTGTTGCTACTACTACCGATAGGAATACTGGTATTTCTCACGTGGCGCAATATGTCGCTGCCGTTCCCTCGCCGGCAGCAGATTTTGATTCTAGTCTGCCGGCTAGCATTGTTCGTGCTGGTGATCAGCGCGCTGGCGGGTGCGGCGTTCTCAATGCCAGTATCGCGGCAGGCGGTAGTATTTGTCGGCGACATTTCCGATAGTACGACCTCGCAACGCGCTTTTATCGAGCAATGGATCACCAATGCGCTGCAACATAAAAGTACTGACGACCAGGTTGGCATCGTGGCGGTGGGTCGTAATGCGCTGGTAGAACAATCGGTAGGCTCACAGGTAGATTTCTCGCACTTTGAGTCTACGCCCGATACCAATTTCACCGATCTGGCCGCTGGCTTGCGGCTGGCGGCGGCCATTTTGCCGACGGATAGTATGCGCCGCATCGTGCTTTTGACGGATGGGCAGCAGAACCTGGGAGACGCCCTGCAGGAAGCGCAATTATTGCAGCAGGAGGGTATCCGGCTCGATATCGTTCCCCTACCAACCTCTACTGGCTCTGAGGCGCGCATCAATGGTCTTAATGCGCCCGGCGAGTTGCAGGTAAATGAACGCTTTCTATTACATGTGAACCTCTTCAGCACCGTTGCCCAGCACGCAACGCTGCGCCTGTATCTTGATCAAACCTTGCTAACGACGGAGACCATTGATATGGTTGCCGGTCAGCAGGAGGTCAGCTTCAGTTTATCGGCCCCGCCGCCGGGTTTCCATACATTTCGTGTAACGCTGGCTGCCCCCCTGGATACGATTCCACAAAATAATGTGGCCTCGACTTTTGTAAACGTGCAGGGGCCGCCGCGTGTGCTGGTGATCGAGGGACAACCCGGCGAGGGACACAATATCGTGGCTGCGCTGCAGGCGACAAAGATTAATGTGACGCTGGGTACGCCTAACGATGTGCCGGTGACACTGGATGGGCTGGCAGGTTACAGCGCAGTTGTGCTGGCAGATGTGCCCGCTGTCGAATTGGGAACAGCGCGCATGCAGGTGCTGCAGGCATTTGTGCGCGACCTTGGCCGCGGGCTGGTGGTGAGTGGCGGCGAGAATAGCTATGGCGTGGGAGGCTACGCGGGTACGCCGCTTGAGGAGACGCTGCCGGTGAGCATGGAGATACCGCAACACAAAGATACGCCGAGCATCGCCGTGGTGCTGATCGTTGAAAGCCTGGAGAATGACGCCGAGATCAATATTTCGAAAGTGGCCGCGAAAGGCGTGATTAGCCTGTTGACTCCGCGCGACCAGGTGGGAGTCTCAGACGCATATGGCAGCTTAGTTGTGCCGATGCAGCATGTGACGAACCCGGCGGCCATTGATAAAACCATCGATGCCATGAGCCCAGATGATCCGCCAAGCTACATGCCCGACCTGACGAACGCGGAACAGGTTCTGCTGCACACAAATGCTAAAATCAAGCATGTGATCCTGCTGGGCGATGGCGATGCCTACGATAACTACTTCGCGCAAGTGACGAAGATGGCAAAAGAGGGTATTACGGTTTCGACGGTAGAGACGAACGCATCCTCTTTCGCTGACTTCAATACCATGCAGCAGATCGCGGCATGGGGTAAGGGGCGTTTTTATCGCGCCGATAATCCGGCTACCATTCCACAGATTTTGCTCAAGGAGACGCAGCAGGCGGCGCGACGCGCAATCGTCCAGGAGCCCTTCCTTCCGGCCATCGTGGGAGCGAATCCCATTCTGACAGGATTGGGCAATCTTCCCATGCTGAACGGTTATGTCGCAACGACGCCTAAACCGGCGGCGCAACTGGTGTTGATCAGCGACCAGGATGACCCCGTGCTGGCAGCATGGCAATACGGCCTGGGACGCGTGGTAGCCTGGACAAGCGACGCGCTCGGCCAGTGGACGGCAAACTGGTTGAGATGGAACAATGCCGCACGCTGGTGGGCGAATCTGGTGACATGGACGCTACCTTCGGCGCAAAGCGCATTAGATGTGAATACGCAGGTAGTGGGTGGCACGGGCCAGATAACAGTGGACTTGCCATCCGGTAGCACAGCAGGGACGGGAGGCAATGCGCAGGTATCGGCAACCATTATCAATCCCGACCTCTCAAAATCAACGGTGACATTACAGCCAGCGGCGCCTCTGCGATGGCAGGGCAATTTTCCGGCTGAACAGGTCGGAGCTTACCTGTTGCAGGTCACCTGGAAATCCCAGGGTGGAAGCCAGCTGGCAAGCACCACGGGGTTAGTAGTTCCCTACTCACCAGAGTACCTGAATACAGGGACAAATCGGGCATTCCTGGCGCAGCTGGCCGCGGCTGATGGAGGCAATCTGCTAGGACCAACAGATTACACAGCTGCGTTCGCGAATAATTTGCAGCCGGTCTCAGCTGCCGTGCCAATTGTCTTCTGGCTGCTGGCGCTGGCGGCCTTACTCCTGCCGGTAGATATCGCCTTACGTCGCCTTTCCAGCCTGGAATTCCTGGTGATAAGCTGGCAATGGTTGATTGCCCATCTAAGCCTGCATCGCTCAAGGCTGGCACTACAGGACGTTTCAGAAACAGCAGGAAACGCGCTGCTGGGGACGATACGCACAAGTCGCCAGGAGCGCCAGAATCGTGCCACGAGTTTCAAGCCGCAATCTCCACCCATTCAGGTGAAACAACAGATGAGCAATATTCCGCGGCAATCACAGTCAAAACCGGCTATTGAGAAAACACCGAAAAGCCCGGTTAAAACTGAGACATCGGAAGAACAACAGGACACGCCGGTCGCAAGCAAGCTGTTAGAGGCAAAACGCCAGCGCGAACAGGCGAAGACGAAGAAAACGGAATAA
- a CDS encoding BatA and WFA domain-containing protein, with amino-acid sequence MTLLVPAALAFGIIIPIILLLYFMRPKRQERVVSSTLLWQQALQDLQASRPWQRLRITPLLLLQLLAASVVVLVLARPATFFSSPISGNTIIILQASASMQATDVAPSRFEEAKSEISDLIAGIGPNDRVSLITMARTPQVLIANSQDKGQLDAALQRAKVTNQDADIEQALSLATALAAGRPNTQILVVGDGHVLSPDQALALPVPVRYLKIGTDAGNVALIALASRNLDGNLTALAQVANYSHSQRSIPVELYADGKLIGVQNIELAPGASGSLQWGPLPATTHFLHAKLDVQDPMTVDHDAWAIAGSSLHGKVLLVTKGNSFLEAALRLQSNIDLYETTPAKYVNTGGFDLTVFDGFVPPALPPGGLFFVNPPAGSYIFGKAGQDISVSQISAGNDSADLLQDVDLSSIHVLRASHPLTPAAWAQPVITTPQTPLLIAGITNNRRVAALGFDLHDSDFPLQPSFPILIYNMVNWFLPQPVAGDGQVSPGTPVTIATWPGASSVTITAPGQKPVTVAPPFPATAFARTDATGIYLVAQQVQGQVRDGAFAVNLFDPSQSRLAPANALPIIHSSSFTTDGSAVPRVLREIWPWIAAFFLLVLCAEWWLFSRGYARKAASGTGQSVGYLSRYNGQGQLIRHTGLFGGIQDAVEAQYRETRRRIVKTVKQVRRNGIRLRSR; translated from the coding sequence ATGACATTATTGGTTCCGGCGGCATTGGCCTTCGGCATTATCATACCAATCATACTGTTGCTCTACTTTATGCGGCCCAAACGGCAGGAGCGGGTCGTCAGCAGTACGCTGTTATGGCAGCAGGCTTTGCAGGATTTGCAAGCAAGCCGCCCGTGGCAGCGTTTGCGCATTACGCCACTGTTGCTGTTGCAGTTGCTGGCGGCAAGCGTGGTTGTGCTGGTGCTGGCACGTCCCGCGACCTTTTTCAGCAGTCCCATCAGCGGCAATACTATTATCATCTTACAGGCCTCGGCGAGCATGCAGGCCACCGATGTAGCTCCAAGTAGATTTGAGGAGGCGAAGAGCGAGATCAGCGATCTGATCGCGGGCATTGGCCCCAATGATCGCGTTTCTCTGATTACCATGGCACGCACGCCGCAGGTGTTGATTGCGAATTCACAGGATAAGGGACAGCTGGATGCGGCCCTGCAACGAGCGAAGGTAACAAACCAGGATGCCGACATTGAGCAGGCGCTTTCGCTGGCAACGGCGCTGGCGGCCGGGCGCCCGAACACGCAGATTTTAGTGGTTGGCGATGGGCATGTCCTGTCGCCCGACCAGGCATTGGCGCTGCCGGTTCCCGTGCGTTACTTGAAAATCGGTACTGATGCCGGTAATGTCGCGTTGATCGCCCTGGCTTCGCGTAACCTGGATGGTAATTTAACGGCGCTGGCGCAGGTCGCCAATTATAGTCATTCACAGCGCTCGATACCGGTCGAGCTATATGCCGATGGCAAACTGATTGGCGTGCAAAACATTGAACTGGCGCCAGGAGCAAGCGGTTCCTTGCAATGGGGGCCATTGCCCGCGACGACCCATTTCCTGCACGCGAAGCTGGATGTGCAGGACCCGATGACGGTCGATCACGATGCGTGGGCCATTGCAGGCAGTTCGTTACACGGCAAAGTATTGCTGGTAACGAAAGGCAATAGCTTCCTTGAAGCGGCCCTGCGCCTGCAATCGAATATCGATCTGTATGAGACGACCCCGGCCAAATACGTCAATACGGGTGGGTTTGATTTGACGGTATTCGACGGATTTGTACCACCGGCATTGCCGCCCGGGGGATTGTTCTTCGTAAATCCCCCGGCAGGTTCGTATATCTTTGGTAAAGCGGGGCAGGACATCAGCGTGAGCCAAATTAGCGCCGGTAATGATAGCGCCGATTTGCTGCAAGATGTCGATTTGAGCAGCATTCATGTGTTGCGTGCTAGCCACCCACTTACTCCGGCAGCATGGGCACAGCCGGTGATTACTACTCCCCAGACGCCGCTGCTGATCGCCGGCATCACGAATAACCGGCGCGTGGCGGCGTTGGGTTTCGATCTGCATGATAGTGATTTTCCGCTGCAGCCCAGTTTCCCTATCCTGATCTACAACATGGTCAACTGGTTTCTACCACAGCCGGTGGCGGGAGATGGACAGGTTTCACCGGGCACACCGGTGACGATTGCGACCTGGCCGGGAGCAAGTTCGGTGACGATTACCGCGCCGGGTCAAAAGCCGGTTACGGTTGCGCCCCCATTTCCGGCGACGGCTTTCGCGCGGACGGATGCTACCGGCATCTACCTGGTGGCTCAGCAGGTGCAGGGTCAGGTACGGGATGGCGCCTTTGCCGTGAATTTGTTCGACCCTTCGCAATCGCGCCTGGCACCGGCAAACGCGCTGCCCATTATACATAGCAGCAGTTTCACAACGGATGGCAGCGCTGTGCCACGTGTGTTACGTGAAATCTGGCCCTGGATTGCGGCATTTTTCTTGCTGGTCCTGTGCGCCGAATGGTGGCTCTTTAGCCGGGGTTATGCGCGTAAGGCGGCTAGCGGAACAGGGCAAAGTGTAGGATATCTATCACGCTATAACGGGCAGGGACAGTTAATCAGGCATACAGGACTCTTCGGCGGAATACAGGATGCAGTAGAGGCGCAGTATAGAGAGACGAGGCGTCGTATTGTTAAAACAGTCAAGCAGGTGAGGCGTAATGGCATTCGATTGCGGTCAAGATAA